From Phenylobacterium montanum, the proteins below share one genomic window:
- a CDS encoding DUF2849 domain-containing protein, producing the protein MMALTASRLIDGEVVFWNRGQWVERFGQAELFEADEVAGQAEAAAKGQPNVVIDPYLIAVSEAEDGFAPVAYRERLRALGPTNLRHGKQEEGGHDVEVITRAVGVARSGGRHNLIKRK; encoded by the coding sequence ATGATGGCCCTGACCGCCAGCCGCCTGATCGACGGCGAAGTCGTGTTCTGGAACCGCGGCCAGTGGGTCGAGCGGTTCGGCCAGGCCGAGCTGTTCGAGGCCGACGAGGTGGCCGGCCAGGCCGAAGCCGCGGCCAAGGGCCAGCCCAACGTCGTGATCGACCCCTATCTGATCGCGGTCAGCGAGGCCGAGGACGGCTTTGCCCCCGTCGCCTATCGCGAGCGCCTGCGCGCGCTTGGCCCCACCAACCTGCGCCACGGCAAGCAGGAGGAGGGCGGTCATGACGTCGAGGTGATCACCCGCGCCGTGGGCGTGGCCCGCTCCGGCGGTCGTCATAACCTGATCAAGCGTAAGTAA
- a CDS encoding nitrite/sulfite reductase codes for MYQYDAIDKAFLDDRVSEFRTQVQRRLAGEMTEDQFKPLRLMNGLYLQLHAYMLRVAVPYGTLSSAKMRRLAHVARTYDKGYGHFTTRTNMQFHWIKLREAPDAIASLAEDGLHSMQTSGNCIRNTTADPRAGATAEEVDDPRVWAEAIRQWSTLHPEFTYLPRKFKIAITAAAKDRTAAKTHDIGLSLRRGRDGSLGFEVMVGGGLGRTPYIGQTIREHLPVGRLLSYLEAILRVYNRHGRRDNNNKARIKILVAQLGTEEFARQVEAEFALIDGSKVDLPDEELARIRGFFAPPAFATLPAVSKVFEEAKARDPALARFARQNTHAHKVRGYVIVDVSLKAPGETPGDISAEQMDVMADLADRYSFGEIRVTHEQNLVLPHVKLDDLPAVHAALAAVGLATPNINLISDIIACPGLDYCSLANARAIPIAQDIARKFADPDKAEQIGELKIKISGCINACGHHHVGHIGILGVDKKGEEFYQLTLGGSGAEDAEVGKILGPALPAGRVAEAVDQLVEVYLRERKDGERFLDTYRRAGLEPFKEAVYVAAY; via the coding sequence ATGTACCAGTACGACGCCATCGACAAGGCCTTCCTCGACGACCGGGTCTCCGAGTTCCGCACCCAGGTGCAACGGCGCCTGGCCGGCGAGATGACCGAGGACCAGTTCAAGCCGCTGCGGCTGATGAACGGCCTCTATCTGCAGCTGCACGCCTACATGCTGCGTGTGGCGGTGCCCTACGGCACGCTGAGCTCGGCCAAGATGCGCCGCCTGGCCCATGTCGCGCGCACCTATGACAAGGGCTACGGCCACTTCACCACTCGCACCAACATGCAGTTCCACTGGATCAAGCTGCGCGAGGCGCCGGACGCCATCGCCTCCCTGGCCGAGGACGGGCTGCATTCCATGCAGACCTCGGGCAACTGCATCCGCAACACCACCGCCGACCCGCGCGCCGGGGCGACGGCCGAGGAGGTGGACGATCCGCGGGTGTGGGCCGAGGCGATCCGCCAGTGGTCGACCCTGCACCCTGAATTCACCTACCTGCCGCGCAAGTTCAAGATCGCCATCACTGCCGCCGCCAAGGACCGCACCGCGGCCAAGACCCACGACATCGGCCTTTCGCTGCGTCGGGGCCGTGACGGTTCGCTGGGTTTCGAGGTGATGGTCGGCGGCGGCCTGGGCCGCACGCCCTATATCGGCCAGACGATCCGCGAGCACCTGCCCGTGGGACGCCTGCTGTCGTACCTGGAGGCGATCCTTCGGGTCTACAATCGCCACGGCCGGCGCGACAACAACAACAAGGCGCGGATCAAGATCCTGGTCGCCCAGCTCGGGACCGAGGAGTTCGCCCGCCAGGTCGAGGCCGAGTTCGCCCTGATCGACGGTTCGAAGGTCGACCTGCCGGATGAGGAGCTGGCCCGTATCCGCGGCTTCTTCGCGCCGCCGGCTTTTGCGACCCTTCCCGCGGTGTCCAAGGTGTTCGAGGAGGCCAAGGCCCGCGATCCGGCCCTGGCACGCTTCGCCCGCCAGAACACCCACGCCCACAAGGTGCGCGGCTATGTGATCGTTGACGTATCGCTGAAGGCGCCCGGCGAGACCCCCGGGGACATCAGCGCCGAGCAGATGGACGTGATGGCCGACCTGGCCGATCGCTATTCGTTCGGCGAGATCCGCGTCACCCACGAGCAGAACCTGGTGCTGCCGCACGTGAAGCTGGACGACCTGCCGGCGGTGCACGCGGCCCTGGCCGCTGTCGGCCTGGCCACGCCCAACATCAACCTGATCAGCGACATCATCGCCTGCCCGGGGCTGGACTACTGCTCGCTGGCCAACGCCCGGGCGATCCCGATCGCCCAGGACATCGCCCGCAAGTTCGCCGACCCCGACAAGGCCGAACAGATCGGCGAGCTGAAGATCAAGATCTCGGGCTGCATCAACGCCTGCGGCCACCACCATGTCGGCCACATCGGCATCCTGGGCGTCGATAAGAAGGGCGAGGAATTCTACCAGCTCACCCTGGGCGGCTCGGGCGCCGAGGACGCCGAGGTCGGCAAGATCCTCGGCCCGGCCCTGCCGGCGGGGCGCGTCGCCGAGGCCGTCGACCAGCTGGTCGAGGTCTATCTGCGCGAACGCAAGGACGGCGAACGTTTTCTGGACACCTATCGGCGTGCGGGCCTCGAGCCCTTCAAGGAGGCGGTTTATGTCGCAGCTTATTGA
- a CDS encoding DUF934 domain-containing protein, with translation MSQLIELRAGRFTEAADRFPFVADDEAAPAGDIIVSLARYQAEGEALASDGRRVGVLVQSHEAVEDLAYDLPCIPVVALSFPKFRDGRAYSSARVLRERFGFTGEVRAVGDVLREQALPMVRCGFDAFAPADGSSAEAWAAVVGRYRHVYQRAADARRPAFEERAAGARVLATAEAGHGL, from the coding sequence ATGTCGCAGCTTATTGAGCTTCGGGCCGGTCGTTTCACCGAGGCCGCGGACCGCTTCCCCTTCGTGGCCGACGACGAGGCCGCGCCAGCGGGCGACATCATCGTCTCCCTGGCCCGCTACCAGGCTGAAGGCGAGGCCCTGGCCAGCGATGGCCGCCGGGTCGGGGTCTTGGTCCAGTCGCACGAGGCGGTCGAGGACCTGGCCTACGACCTGCCTTGCATTCCGGTTGTGGCGCTGAGCTTCCCCAAGTTCCGCGATGGCCGGGCCTATAGCTCGGCGCGGGTGCTGCGCGAGCGTTTCGGCTTCACCGGCGAGGTGAGGGCGGTAGGCGACGTGCTGCGCGAGCAGGCCCTGCCCATGGTGCGGTGCGGCTTCGACGCCTTCGCTCCCGCCGACGGCTCTTCGGCCGAAGCCTGGGCGGCGGTGGTCGGCCGCTACCGTCACGTCTATCAGCGGGCCGCCGATGCGCGCCGCCCGGCATTCGAAGAGCGCGCGGCAGGGGCTCGCGTCCTGGCGACGGCGGAGGCGGGCCATGGCCTATGA
- a CDS encoding phosphoadenylyl-sulfate reductase, translating to MAYEVCEAADEVGELNARLRDATPQEILRVAIERHGGKIALVSSFGSESAVLLHMAAQIDPDIAVIFLDTGMLFGQTLDYRKQLAQRLGLTGVRDERPQFQDLAVHDPNADLWKSDTDACCHIRKVLPLDRALKGFDGWITGRKRFQGGDRIRLQVVERGEGKLKFNPLANWTKADIDAYVAEHDLPAHPLVAFGYPSIGCWPCTRPVEEGQDERSGRWAGSEKTECGIHTPRASSIVEVGGDI from the coding sequence ATGGCCTATGAGGTCTGTGAGGCCGCCGACGAAGTCGGGGAGCTGAACGCGCGCCTGCGGGACGCGACCCCGCAGGAGATCCTGCGCGTCGCCATCGAGCGGCACGGCGGCAAGATAGCCCTGGTCTCTTCGTTCGGCTCGGAATCGGCCGTGCTGCTGCACATGGCGGCGCAGATCGACCCGGATATCGCGGTGATCTTCCTCGACACCGGCATGCTGTTCGGCCAGACCCTCGACTATCGCAAGCAACTGGCCCAGCGCCTCGGCCTGACCGGCGTGCGCGACGAGCGGCCCCAGTTCCAGGACCTGGCGGTGCACGATCCGAACGCGGACCTCTGGAAAAGCGACACCGACGCCTGCTGCCATATCCGCAAGGTGCTGCCGCTGGACCGGGCGCTGAAGGGCTTCGACGGCTGGATCACCGGCCGCAAGCGTTTCCAGGGCGGCGACCGCATCCGCCTGCAGGTGGTCGAGCGGGGCGAGGGCAAGCTGAAGTTCAATCCGCTGGCCAACTGGACCAAGGCCGATATCGACGCCTATGTCGCCGAACACGACCTGCCGGCCCACCCGCTGGTGGCCTTCGGCTACCCCTCGATCGGCTGCTGGCCCTGCACCCGGCCGGTCGAAGAAGGCCAAGATGAGCGTTCCGGGCGCTGGGCGGGTTCCGAAAAGACCGAATGCGGCATACATACGCCCCGCGCGTCGTCGATCGTCGAAGTTGGCGGCGATATCTGA
- a CDS encoding ferredoxin--NADP reductase: MTDAVAAPAPAPVSAKARGAFNVERVTYVKHWTDSLFTLKTTRDPGFRFVSGQFVMLGLEVDGKPLLRAYSIASPAWDDELEFYSIKVADGPLTSRLMKIKEGDEILVGKKPTGTLVLDGLRPGRNLYLLGTGTGLAPFLSLAREPEAYERFEKIIVTHTVREVADLNYREFLSHDLPNDPDLGELIAPKLIYYPSVTREPFVHQGRITDLIQSGQLFKDIGLPEIDPAQDRLMLCGGPSVLTDLKAMLLDRGFEEGAVSSPGDFVLERAFVET, encoded by the coding sequence ATGACTGACGCCGTAGCCGCGCCCGCGCCGGCCCCTGTTTCTGCGAAAGCCCGCGGGGCCTTCAACGTCGAGCGCGTCACCTATGTGAAGCACTGGACCGACAGCCTGTTCACGCTGAAGACCACGCGCGACCCGGGCTTCCGGTTCGTCAGCGGCCAGTTTGTGATGCTGGGCCTGGAAGTCGACGGCAAGCCGCTGCTGCGCGCCTATTCCATCGCCAGCCCCGCCTGGGACGACGAACTGGAATTCTATTCGATCAAGGTGGCGGACGGCCCGCTGACCTCGCGCCTGATGAAGATCAAGGAAGGCGACGAGATCCTGGTCGGCAAGAAGCCCACCGGCACCCTGGTGCTGGACGGCCTGCGCCCTGGGCGCAACCTGTATCTCCTGGGCACCGGCACCGGTCTCGCGCCCTTCCTCAGCCTGGCCCGCGAGCCGGAAGCCTATGAGCGGTTCGAAAAGATCATCGTCACCCATACGGTGCGCGAAGTCGCCGACCTGAACTATCGCGAGTTCCTCTCGCACGACCTGCCGAACGACCCCGATCTGGGCGAGCTGATTGCGCCCAAGCTGATCTACTACCCCTCGGTGACCCGCGAGCCGTTCGTCCACCAGGGCCGCATCACCGACCTGATCCAGTCGGGCCAGCTGTTCAAGGACATCGGCCTGCCCGAGATCGACCCCGCCCAGGACCGCCTGATGCTCTGCGGCGGCCCCTCGGTGCTGACCGACCTGAAGGCCATGCTGCTGGATCGCGGTTTCGAAGAGGGCGCGGTGTCGAGCCCCGGCGACTTCGTGCTGGAGCGGGCGTTCGTCGAGACCTGA
- a CDS encoding 3D domain-containing protein: MKRILACLAALALPPATALGAEPLPNGYDPIGDAIAVMIPQDQADLPTDMSLKASLYHAGRGMHPRDSIGCPVAAMRTVAVDPSVVARHSIVYIKETAGLPLPGGGSHDGFWYASDIGGAIKGHRIDLFTGHDAASMRAMATVNLKSVTVTKVGEFEGCPPVDGGAARVADAR, encoded by the coding sequence ATGAAGCGCATCCTGGCATGCCTCGCCGCATTGGCGCTGCCCCCTGCAACGGCCCTCGGCGCCGAACCTCTTCCCAATGGGTATGATCCGATCGGCGACGCCATCGCCGTGATGATTCCGCAGGACCAGGCCGACCTGCCTACCGACATGAGTCTGAAGGCCAGCCTCTATCACGCAGGCCGTGGCATGCATCCGCGCGATTCGATCGGCTGCCCGGTCGCGGCCATGCGCACTGTGGCGGTGGACCCCTCGGTCGTGGCCCGCCATTCGATCGTCTACATCAAGGAGACCGCCGGCCTGCCGCTGCCCGGTGGCGGCTCGCACGACGGCTTCTGGTACGCCTCTGACATCGGCGGGGCGATCAAGGGCCACCGCATCGACCTCTTCACCGGCCATGACGCCGCCTCGATGCGGGCCATGGCGACGGTGAACCTGAAGTCGGTCACCGTGACCAAGGTCGGTGAATTCGAAGGTTGCCCGCCGGTGGATGGCGGCGCGGCCAGGGTGGCGGACGCGCGCTAA
- a CDS encoding glutathione S-transferase family protein, giving the protein MAIRIYGDSISGNCLKVKWTADHLGVAYEWIETGVLTGETRTPDFLGINPAGQVPAVILEDGRPLAQSNAIILHLAEGSALFPKDAYDRARMYEWMFWEQYSHEPYVAVARFKVKYLGEPAESLEPRLVERGNAALARLEAALADSPFLVGATVSLADVALVAYTRMAGDGGFDLGAYPAVRAWIGRVEAALRIRD; this is encoded by the coding sequence ATGGCGATTCGGATCTACGGCGACTCGATTTCGGGCAACTGCCTCAAGGTGAAATGGACCGCCGACCATCTGGGCGTCGCCTACGAGTGGATCGAAACCGGGGTCCTGACCGGCGAGACGCGGACGCCTGATTTCCTGGGGATAAACCCAGCTGGGCAGGTGCCCGCGGTGATCCTGGAGGATGGCCGGCCGCTGGCTCAGTCCAACGCCATCATCCTGCATCTGGCCGAGGGATCGGCCCTGTTCCCCAAGGACGCCTACGACCGCGCCCGCATGTACGAGTGGATGTTCTGGGAGCAGTATAGCCACGAGCCCTATGTCGCCGTGGCGCGGTTCAAGGTGAAATATCTCGGCGAGCCGGCGGAATCGCTTGAGCCGCGATTGGTCGAACGCGGGAACGCGGCGCTGGCGCGGCTCGAGGCCGCCCTGGCTGATTCGCCTTTCCTGGTAGGCGCGACGGTCAGCCTGGCCGACGTGGCCCTGGTCGCCTACACCCGCATGGCCGGGGACGGCGGTTTCGATCTCGGCGCCTATCCTGCGGTGCGCGCCTGGATCGGCCGGGTGGAAGCCGCCCTGCGTATTCGCGACTGA
- a CDS encoding S1/P1 Nuclease yields MPPSIRSRLLVGLAAALALAAPAGAAHAWGSTGHRIIGRLGVLTLPDNVPAFLRSPAAAEAVGELAREPDRWRGAGKAHDNFRDGGHFVDVDDDGKILGGPALSALPATRTEYEAAIRAAGSDAGHAGWLPYSIIDGWQQLAKDFVYWRVLTAAVEREQDPKRKAWLVADLKRREDLTVHDLGVWAHYVGDGSQPMHASTHYNGWGDFPNPNGYTQERVHVPFEGAFVRQWVTEGAARAAMPAARPCAPIDACTSQYLTETFHTVVPFYELQKAGGLSGPHPAGQAFAVERVAAAAAELRDMIVSAWQASAHGSLGYPPITVDQVLREHIDPWDALYGDD; encoded by the coding sequence GTGCCCCCTTCGATCCGTTCCCGCTTGCTGGTCGGCCTTGCCGCGGCCCTGGCGCTTGCTGCGCCCGCCGGGGCCGCGCATGCCTGGGGTTCGACCGGGCACCGCATCATCGGGCGCCTTGGGGTGCTGACCTTGCCCGACAATGTCCCGGCCTTTTTGCGTAGTCCCGCCGCAGCCGAGGCGGTGGGCGAACTCGCCCGCGAGCCGGACCGCTGGCGCGGCGCCGGCAAGGCCCATGACAATTTCCGCGACGGCGGCCACTTCGTCGATGTCGATGACGACGGCAAGATCCTGGGCGGCCCGGCGCTTTCGGCCCTCCCTGCGACCCGAACCGAGTACGAGGCGGCGATCCGTGCGGCCGGGAGCGACGCCGGCCACGCCGGCTGGCTGCCCTATTCGATCATCGACGGCTGGCAGCAGCTGGCCAAGGACTTCGTCTATTGGCGTGTCCTGACCGCGGCGGTCGAGCGCGAGCAGGATCCGAAGCGCAAGGCCTGGCTGGTCGCCGACCTGAAGCGGCGCGAGGATTTGACTGTCCATGACCTAGGAGTCTGGGCTCACTATGTCGGCGATGGCAGCCAGCCCATGCACGCCTCGACGCACTACAACGGCTGGGGCGACTTCCCCAATCCGAATGGCTACACCCAGGAACGCGTCCACGTCCCGTTTGAGGGGGCTTTCGTGCGCCAATGGGTCACCGAGGGCGCCGCACGGGCGGCCATGCCGGCGGCCAGGCCCTGCGCCCCGATCGACGCCTGCACCAGCCAGTACCTCACCGAGACCTTCCATACGGTGGTCCCGTTCTACGAGCTGCAGAAGGCCGGCGGCCTTTCCGGTCCGCATCCGGCGGGCCAGGCCTTCGCCGTCGAGCGGGTGGCGGCAGCCGCCGCCGAGTTGCGGGACATGATCGTCTCGGCCTGGCAGGCCAGCGCTCACGGCTCGCTGGGCTATCCGCCGATCACGGTCGACCAGGTGCTGAGGGAGCACATCGACCCGTGGGATGCGCTCTACGGCGACGACTGA
- a CDS encoding ABC transporter permease, translated as MSSPADFDVRERDGARWVTLTGDWTAINLDRVAGRLRAALSREREVRFDLSQVGRCDTAGVFAILSAGQGRTAADGLTPPPALERLFELVANATRITTRPKGRPWSLYAMAERLGRGLLGVGAAFYETMAFFGHLLVAIGRVTAHPRRIRWAACFSLAERAGLDAIPIVAVTTFFIGAVVGFLGANELSQFGAQVFAVELIGIAVMREFNIVITAVLLAGRSASAFAAEIGAMKMNQEIDAMRTMGVDPFEALVLPRFLALLLTIPLLTFVATLAGLAGGILVSWWVLNLSPSFFLERIVENVGATHFWVGLSKAPVMAITIAGIGCRQGMEVGGDVESLGQRVTTAVVHAIFSIILIDAVFALVYMKLNV; from the coding sequence ATGAGCTCTCCCGCCGACTTCGACGTGCGCGAGCGTGACGGGGCGCGGTGGGTGACGCTGACCGGCGACTGGACCGCGATCAACCTGGACCGCGTCGCCGGTCGCTTGCGCGCCGCCCTGAGCCGCGAGCGCGAAGTGCGCTTCGACCTGAGCCAAGTGGGGCGCTGCGACACCGCCGGGGTCTTCGCCATCCTGAGCGCAGGCCAGGGGCGCACCGCGGCGGACGGCCTGACCCCGCCGCCGGCGCTGGAGCGCCTGTTCGAGCTGGTCGCCAACGCCACCCGCATCACCACCCGGCCCAAGGGGCGGCCCTGGTCGCTCTACGCCATGGCCGAGCGGCTGGGCCGAGGCCTGTTGGGTGTCGGCGCGGCCTTCTACGAGACCATGGCCTTCTTCGGCCACCTGCTGGTGGCGATCGGGCGGGTGACAGCCCACCCGCGCCGTATCCGCTGGGCGGCCTGCTTCAGCCTGGCCGAGCGGGCCGGCCTGGACGCCATTCCGATCGTCGCCGTCACCACCTTCTTCATCGGGGCGGTGGTGGGTTTCCTGGGCGCGAACGAGCTGTCGCAGTTCGGGGCCCAGGTGTTCGCCGTCGAACTGATCGGCATCGCGGTGATGCGCGAGTTCAACATCGTCATCACCGCCGTGCTCCTGGCCGGCCGCTCGGCCTCGGCCTTCGCCGCCGAGATCGGGGCGATGAAGATGAACCAGGAGATCGACGCCATGCGCACCATGGGGGTCGATCCGTTCGAGGCCCTGGTGTTGCCCCGCTTCCTGGCCCTGCTGCTGACCATTCCGCTGCTGACCTTCGTCGCAACGCTCGCGGGCCTGGCAGGCGGCATATTAGTGAGCTGGTGGGTGCTGAACCTCAGCCCCAGCTTCTTCCTGGAGCGGATCGTGGAGAACGTCGGGGCGACCCACTTCTGGGTTGGCCTTTCCAAGGCCCCGGTGATGGCTATCACCATCGCCGGGATTGGTTGCCGGCAGGGCATGGAGGTGGGCGGCGACGTCGAGTCCCTGGGCCAGCGGGTGACCACGGCGGTGGTGCACGCAATCTTCTCGATCATCCTGATCGACGCCGTGTTCGCCCTTGTCTACATGAAGCTCAACGTATGA
- a CDS encoding ABC transporter ATP-binding protein has protein sequence MSDSAPQADLNAAEPIVVEGLVSRFGDHVVHDGLDLVVRRGEVLGVVGGSGSGKSVLLNTLIGLKVPDGGKVTVFGRDLSMADEGDWTLIEKNWGVLFQSGALFSNLTVRENVAAPMIEHTRLPLDLIASLADMKIALAGLPPEAGDLKPAELSGGMVKRAALARALALDPELLFLDEPTSGLDPISAAAFDQLIGGLSASLDLTVFMITHDLDSLYAICDRIAVLADKKVVMVGTIAELEASDHPWIKQYFLGPRGRMAQGAQAGRGAD, from the coding sequence ATGAGCGATTCCGCCCCCCAGGCCGACCTGAACGCCGCCGAGCCGATCGTGGTCGAAGGCCTGGTCTCGCGCTTCGGCGATCACGTCGTGCATGACGGGCTGGACCTCGTGGTCCGGCGCGGCGAGGTCTTGGGCGTGGTCGGCGGTTCGGGCTCCGGCAAGTCGGTGCTGCTCAACACCCTGATCGGCCTCAAGGTCCCTGATGGCGGCAAGGTCACGGTGTTCGGGCGGGACCTTTCGATGGCCGACGAAGGCGACTGGACGCTGATCGAGAAGAATTGGGGCGTCCTGTTCCAGTCGGGGGCCCTGTTCTCCAATCTGACCGTGCGCGAGAACGTGGCCGCGCCGATGATCGAGCATACGCGATTGCCGCTCGACCTGATCGCCAGCCTGGCGGACATGAAGATCGCCCTGGCGGGCCTGCCGCCGGAAGCCGGCGACCTGAAGCCGGCGGAGCTGTCCGGCGGCATGGTCAAGCGCGCGGCCCTGGCCCGGGCCTTGGCCCTGGACCCGGAGCTTCTGTTCCTGGACGAGCCCACCTCCGGCCTCGACCCGATCTCGGCCGCCGCCTTCGACCAGTTGATCGGCGGGCTATCCGCCAGCCTGGACCTGACCGTGTTCATGATCACCCACGATCTCGACAGCCTCTATGCCATCTGCGACCGCATCGCGGTGCTGGCCGACAAGAAGGTGGTGATGGTGGGAACCATCGCCGAGCTGGAGGCGTCGGATCATCCCTGGATCAAGCAGTACTTCCTGGGGCCGCGCGGGCGTATGGCGCAGGGCGCGCAGGCCGGACGAGGAGCCGACTGA
- a CDS encoding MlaD family protein produces MERNANYALVGIATLLLFLGLVAFIFWLARFEFTKQYDLYDINFVGPVRGISEGGEVHFNGIKVGEVSKIALDKTNPANVVATVRVTSDVPIRTDSYATLEPQGITGVNYIQITGGTAGKPLLKSTVPFGVRPVLASHGSAISDLLQGSGTVLNATVEALNRVNRLLSDDNIKSLSDSMRNIDTVTLELKQRRQVIEDADNAVKSIDQAAQSLKQLSDSSQQLVGGDGKRALHDVADAAGEIKATATEAHQMIAKLQGPTGDFARTGLPQLTQAAASLQQTAESLNRLVNEIEANPQMLVSKPAAKEVQVKP; encoded by the coding sequence ATGGAAAGAAACGCCAATTACGCCCTGGTCGGCATAGCCACCTTGCTGCTGTTCCTGGGGCTCGTGGCCTTCATCTTCTGGCTCGCCCGCTTCGAGTTCACCAAGCAGTACGACCTCTACGACATCAATTTCGTCGGTCCGGTGCGGGGCATCTCGGAGGGGGGCGAGGTGCACTTCAACGGCATCAAGGTCGGCGAGGTGTCCAAGATCGCCCTCGACAAGACCAATCCGGCCAATGTGGTGGCGACGGTGCGGGTGACCTCGGACGTGCCGATCCGCACCGACAGTTATGCGACGCTCGAGCCCCAGGGCATCACGGGGGTCAACTACATCCAGATCACCGGCGGGACGGCCGGCAAGCCGCTCCTCAAAAGCACGGTGCCGTTCGGCGTGCGCCCAGTGCTGGCCAGCCACGGCAGCGCCATCTCGGACCTGCTACAGGGCAGCGGCACGGTGCTGAACGCGACGGTGGAGGCGCTGAACCGGGTCAATCGGCTGCTGTCGGACGACAACATCAAGAGCCTGTCGGACAGCATGCGCAACATCGATACCGTCACCCTGGAGCTGAAGCAGCGCCGCCAGGTGATCGAAGACGCCGACAACGCGGTGAAGAGCATCGACCAGGCGGCGCAGAGCCTCAAGCAGCTCAGCGACTCCAGCCAACAGCTGGTCGGCGGCGACGGCAAGCGCGCCTTGCACGACGTCGCCGACGCCGCAGGCGAGATCAAGGCCACGGCCACCGAAGCGCACCAAATGATCGCCAAGCTGCAAGGCCCCACGGGCGACTTCGCGCGCACGGGCCTGCCGCAGCTCACCCAGGCCGCCGCCTCGCTGCAGCAGACCGCCGAATCCCTCAACCGCCTGGTCAACGAGATCGAGGCCAATCCGCAGATGCTGGTCTCAAAGCCCGCCGCCAAGGAAGTGCAGGTGAAGCCGTGA
- a CDS encoding ABC-type transport auxiliary lipoprotein family protein: MIRSRLVLAAGAAMALVLGGCVTLLPKTAPVQLYRFDVAETEQPASAEGPGFWVHRAPTGFARGAEGDQILTMSGNEAAYIAGARWVAPASALFDDAESHAFDRSPGPAHLGRRGEVGAAPLSLRLDVETFEARYLDGAGAAPTVVVRVRASLDRTADRLAVATRLFESRKKAASNNVSAIVPQYEAALTEVMGQVVAWTNTEGAQAGSSPASASTASAAAKPGP, from the coding sequence GTGATCCGATCCCGTCTTGTCCTCGCCGCCGGGGCGGCCATGGCCCTGGTTCTCGGCGGCTGCGTCACCCTGCTGCCCAAGACCGCGCCTGTGCAGCTCTACCGCTTCGACGTGGCGGAGACCGAGCAGCCGGCGTCAGCAGAGGGGCCCGGCTTCTGGGTGCATCGCGCGCCGACTGGGTTCGCCCGGGGCGCCGAGGGCGACCAGATACTGACCATGAGCGGCAACGAAGCCGCCTATATCGCCGGGGCGCGCTGGGTGGCGCCGGCCTCGGCCCTGTTCGACGACGCCGAGTCCCACGCCTTCGACCGTTCCCCGGGACCGGCGCATCTGGGGCGTCGCGGCGAGGTGGGGGCGGCGCCCCTGAGCCTGAGGCTGGACGTGGAAACCTTCGAGGCTCGCTATTTGGACGGCGCAGGAGCGGCCCCGACGGTGGTGGTGCGGGTGCGCGCCAGCCTGGACCGCACGGCCGATCGCCTGGCGGTCGCCACCAGGCTGTTCGAGAGCCGCAAGAAGGCGGCCAGCAACAACGTGAGCGCCATCGTGCCGCAATATGAGGCCGCGCTGACGGAGGTCATGGGCCAGGTGGTGGCCTGGACCAATACCGAAGGGGCTCAGGCGGGAAGCAGCCCGGCTTCGGCCAGCACCGCCTCGGCTGCGGCCAAGCCGGGGCCGTAG